One Brachyspira pilosicoli P43/6/78 genomic window carries:
- a CDS encoding L-fuculose-phosphate aldolase, whose translation MATANRKDLAKSIIEACLNMRKDGVNQGTAGNISIRFKDGMLITPSGMPYEIMTPDDIVFVDGNGKPEKDKIPSSEWRFHLSILKDNPTFNAVIHNHAIYSSMVSILNIDYIPAIHYMVGVAGGNKIPCVKYATYGTQELCDNISKSMKGYKACILKNHGLLAADETLQKAYHVMMEVENLARLYMGVRGIGDYSILSDAEMEIVLEKFKNYGLNVKHKTKKTTKTTVKSSKSKKK comes from the coding sequence ATGGCTACTGCAAACAGAAAAGATTTAGCTAAAAGCATAATAGAAGCTTGTTTAAATATGAGAAAAGATGGTGTTAATCAAGGTACTGCTGGAAACATAAGCATAAGATTTAAAGATGGTATGCTTATTACACCTTCAGGTATGCCTTATGAGATTATGACGCCTGATGATATTGTTTTTGTAGATGGTAATGGAAAACCAGAAAAAGATAAAATACCTTCAAGCGAATGGAGATTTCATTTATCTATTCTTAAAGATAACCCTACTTTTAATGCTGTAATACATAATCATGCTATTTATTCATCTATGGTTTCTATTTTAAATATAGATTATATTCCAGCTATTCATTATATGGTAGGCGTTGCAGGAGGAAATAAAATTCCTTGTGTTAAATATGCAACATACGGCACTCAAGAATTATGCGACAATATTTCTAAATCTATGAAAGGATATAAGGCTTGCATACTCAAAAATCATGGACTTTTAGCTGCTGATGAAACATTACAAAAAGCATATCATGTTATGATGGAAGTTGAAAATCTAGCTAGATTATATATGGGAGTAAGAGGTATTGGTGATTACTCTATTTTATCTGATGCTGAAATGGAAATTGTTTTAGAAAAATTCAAAAATTATGGTCTTAATGTAAAACATAAAACTAAAAAAACAACAAAAACAACAGTTAAATCTTCTAAGTCTAAGAAGAAATGA
- a CDS encoding rhamnulokinase yields MTSKIYSIACDFGSSGGKIFLSKFENDKMTLEEVHRFSLSPIKINNYYYTDFIYMYNELLKGIKKVVDMGIQPSSLGINSWGVDYGYLDKNGELLSNPVNYRDTRTIDTIKKLEKIGLSAKELYKITGISCMPFNSIMQIYEDIQGRANIVNNASKLLFTPDLFGYFLTGNISAEYTISSTSQLIDINKKEWSKEILEKINFDINKLPSFQEPGSKKGLLKQEIADYLGCKPFDIIAVASHDTASAVLSAPIFDDNTAYLSSGSWSLLGVELKEAVLTDEAFENGFTNEMGYNNTIRFLENINGLWTIQLLQKKYQISFNDMEQLARDNIKDEHRIDINDNRFYNPKDIEDEILNYYKDTNQANIEKDKKGVIIASVYNSLAESYAKYINSLKKLLNKDINKLCIVGGGTKDKLICELTKEKTNLTVSVGPIECTATGNILAQFKALGVLKDTNEMRKLVVNSFDIKQI; encoded by the coding sequence ATGACTAGTAAAATTTATTCAATAGCTTGTGATTTTGGTTCTTCTGGAGGTAAAATATTTTTATCGAAGTTTGAAAATGATAAAATGACTTTAGAAGAAGTACATAGGTTTTCTTTATCCCCTATAAAAATTAATAACTATTATTATACAGATTTTATATATATGTATAATGAATTGTTAAAAGGAATTAAAAAAGTTGTAGATATGGGTATTCAGCCTTCATCTTTAGGTATTAATTCTTGGGGTGTTGATTATGGTTATTTAGATAAAAACGGAGAATTATTGTCTAACCCTGTAAATTATAGAGATACTAGAACCATAGATACTATAAAAAAACTAGAAAAAATCGGATTATCTGCAAAAGAATTATATAAAATAACTGGAATATCTTGCATGCCTTTTAACAGCATAATGCAAATATACGAAGATATACAAGGCAGAGCAAATATAGTAAATAATGCTTCAAAATTATTATTTACTCCGGATTTATTTGGATATTTTTTAACAGGCAATATTTCTGCTGAATATACAATATCTTCCACTTCTCAGCTTATAGATATAAACAAAAAAGAGTGGTCAAAAGAAATTCTTGAAAAGATTAATTTTGATATTAACAAACTTCCATCATTTCAAGAACCAGGAAGCAAAAAAGGTTTATTAAAACAAGAAATAGCAGATTATTTAGGCTGTAAGCCATTTGATATTATTGCTGTTGCTTCTCATGATACCGCTTCTGCCGTATTATCTGCTCCTATATTTGATGATAATACAGCATATTTATCTTCTGGCTCATGGTCTTTGCTTGGAGTAGAATTGAAAGAAGCAGTATTAACTGATGAAGCCTTTGAAAATGGTTTTACAAATGAAATGGGATACAATAACACTATAAGATTCTTAGAAAATATTAACGGGCTTTGGACTATACAGCTTCTTCAAAAGAAATATCAAATCTCATTCAACGATATGGAACAGCTTGCAAGAGATAATATTAAAGATGAACACAGAATAGATATTAATGATAATAGATTCTATAATCCTAAAGACATAGAAGATGAAATATTAAATTATTATAAAGATACTAATCAGGCTAATATAGAAAAAGATAAAAAAGGTGTTATAATAGCTTCTGTATATAATTCTCTAGCAGAAAGTTATGCTAAATATATTAATAGTCTTAAAAAACTTTTAAATAAAGATATTAATAAACTATGCATTGTAGGCGGCGGAACAAAAGATAAATTAATATGCGAGCTTACAAAAGAAAAAACTAATTTAACTGTTTCAGTAGGACCTATAGAATGCACTGCTACTGGTAATATATTAGCACAATTTAAAGCTTTAGGGGTTTTAAAAGATACCAACGAAATGAGAAAATTAGTTGTTAATAGTTTTGATATAAAACAAATATAA
- a CDS encoding sugar ABC transporter ATP-binding protein, translated as MTDNIILKMTGIEKRFKGVYALKNFNFSLVKGEILALIGENGAGKSTLMKILSGIYKKDSGTIEYFGKPLEVSGPKEAEEMGISIVHQELNLMNHLTVAQNIYIGHEPLNKFGLIDDKLMIRRAGKIFKGMNVDIDPSAKIGSLTVGKQQLVEIAKALTHNSKILILDEPTAALTESETKELFRIIKDLQIAGVSIVYISHRLDELFILSDRITVIRDGEYIDTKITKETNKDEIVNLMVGRVIYETPKTESKVAKDAKEILRVENLVVPGVVKDVSFSLKHGEILGFAGLMGAGRTETARAIFGADKFESGKIFVDGEEVSIKSPVDAIKSGIGYLSEDRKRYGLALGLPVFENMMMGNYDKFSNMLMVQNLKVKNTAEEEVKSLNIKTPSVEQLVKNLSGGNQQKVVIANWLIKECKVLIFDEPTRGIDVGARSEIYNLMEKLVSMGKSIIMISSDLVEILRMSDRILVMSEGKKTGELDIKGTTQDDIMKYATMR; from the coding sequence ATGACTGATAATATTATTTTAAAAATGACAGGTATAGAAAAGAGATTTAAAGGTGTTTATGCTTTAAAAAACTTTAATTTTTCTTTAGTTAAGGGTGAAATACTCGCTTTAATAGGTGAAAATGGTGCTGGTAAATCTACTCTTATGAAAATTTTATCTGGTATATACAAAAAAGATTCTGGCACTATAGAATACTTTGGAAAACCTTTAGAAGTATCAGGACCTAAAGAAGCTGAGGAGATGGGTATATCAATAGTGCATCAAGAGTTAAATTTGATGAATCATTTAACTGTAGCACAAAATATATATATAGGTCATGAACCTTTAAATAAATTTGGACTTATAGATGATAAATTGATGATAAGACGTGCTGGTAAAATATTTAAAGGTATGAATGTGGATATAGACCCATCTGCAAAAATAGGTTCTTTAACTGTAGGAAAACAGCAATTAGTAGAAATAGCAAAAGCATTAACTCATAATTCAAAGATATTAATACTTGATGAACCAACAGCAGCTTTAACAGAGTCTGAAACAAAAGAGCTTTTTAGAATTATTAAAGATTTACAAATAGCAGGTGTATCAATAGTATATATTTCGCATAGATTAGATGAGTTATTTATATTATCAGACAGAATAACAGTTATTAGGGACGGAGAATATATAGACACAAAAATAACAAAAGAAACTAACAAAGATGAAATAGTTAACTTGATGGTTGGACGTGTTATATATGAAACACCTAAAACTGAAAGTAAAGTAGCAAAAGATGCTAAAGAGATATTAAGAGTAGAAAATCTAGTAGTACCTGGTGTTGTTAAAGATGTAAGCTTTTCTTTGAAACATGGAGAGATATTAGGATTTGCGGGACTTATGGGTGCTGGAAGAACAGAAACTGCAAGAGCTATTTTTGGTGCTGATAAATTTGAAAGCGGTAAAATATTTGTTGATGGAGAAGAGGTATCAATTAAATCGCCAGTTGATGCTATAAAAAGCGGTATTGGTTATCTTTCAGAAGACAGAAAAAGATATGGTTTAGCATTAGGTCTTCCTGTATTTGAAAACATGATGATGGGTAATTATGATAAGTTTTCAAATATGCTTATGGTTCAAAATCTTAAAGTAAAAAATACTGCAGAAGAAGAAGTAAAATCATTAAATATTAAAACGCCGTCTGTAGAACAGTTGGTTAAGAATCTATCTGGAGGAAATCAGCAGAAAGTTGTAATAGCGAATTGGCTTATAAAAGAATGTAAGGTATTAATATTTGATGAGCCTACAAGGGGAATAGATGTAGGAGCAAGAAGTGAGATTTATAATCTTATGGAAAAATTAGTATCTATGGGAAAATCTATAATAATGATTTCATCAGACTTAGTAGAAATACTTAGAATGAGTGACAGAATATTGGTTATGTCTGAAGGCAAAAAAACAGGCGAATTAGACATAAAAGGAACTACTCAAGATGATATTATGAAATATGCTACTATGAGATAA
- a CDS encoding ABC transporter permease: MYNIETNTFTGKLCFKARMRRKVRNSLIYLKNNGLQKFLTIVALLILYVFFVIAGRNFFTFDTFSLILRNSYFIGFLAIGVTFVIITGGIDLSIGSLSLFAAMVGGVMITNFKTPMWAVLIIVIAVATLGGFINGCLISYFHLPPFIATLGMLMVTKGLSGIVSKSQTIYYPTITDPDYGWFRVLFNATESNFPSGFIMLAIFTIISVIVLTKTIVGRYIFALGSNEEAARLSGIKTNKWKIIAYTIAGFFCGIGGLTFAASYSSISPGAGQGYEFDAIAAVVIGGTSLSGGVGSIIGTIIGVYIMSVLKVGLPSVGVEQFFQYFTIGIVVIIAVLIDVYRIKMSNKVKKVDVKKEKREQLEEEIESYRVRIDYMISDNTKDYSKEISEVQAKINSLLEEKKKLK; encoded by the coding sequence ATGTACAATATTGAAACTAACACTTTTACTGGTAAGTTATGTTTTAAAGCTAGAATGAGGAGAAAAGTAAGAAATTCTCTAATATATCTAAAAAATAATGGACTTCAAAAATTTTTAACAATAGTTGCTCTTCTTATATTGTATGTCTTTTTTGTTATAGCAGGAAGAAATTTCTTTACATTTGATACATTTTCATTGATATTAAGAAACTCTTATTTTATTGGATTTTTAGCTATAGGTGTAACATTTGTTATAATAACAGGCGGTATTGATTTATCCATTGGTTCTCTTTCTCTGTTTGCGGCAATGGTTGGCGGCGTAATGATAACAAATTTCAAAACACCTATGTGGGCAGTGCTTATTATAGTAATAGCAGTGGCAACTTTAGGCGGATTTATAAATGGCTGTTTAATTTCATATTTCCATTTGCCTCCATTTATTGCTACATTAGGTATGTTAATGGTTACAAAAGGTTTATCTGGTATTGTTTCAAAATCTCAAACTATATATTATCCAACTATAACAGACCCTGATTATGGTTGGTTTAGAGTATTATTTAACGCTACAGAATCTAATTTCCCATCTGGTTTTATAATGCTAGCCATATTTACAATAATATCTGTAATTGTGCTTACTAAAACAATAGTAGGAAGATATATATTTGCTTTAGGAAGCAATGAAGAGGCTGCAAGACTTTCTGGTATAAAAACTAATAAATGGAAAATAATTGCTTATACTATAGCAGGATTTTTTTGTGGTATAGGAGGTTTAACTTTTGCTGCTAGCTATTCAAGCATAAGTCCTGGAGCTGGACAGGGTTATGAGTTTGATGCGATTGCTGCAGTAGTTATAGGAGGAACTTCTCTTTCTGGCGGTGTTGGTTCTATAATAGGTACTATAATTGGTGTATATATAATGTCTGTACTTAAAGTAGGACTTCCTTCTGTTGGTGTTGAGCAGTTCTTCCAATACTTTACTATAGGTATAGTAGTTATTATAGCTGTTCTTATAGACGTTTATAGAATAAAAATGTCTAATAAAGTAAAAAAAGTAGATGTAAAAAAAGAAAAACGTGAACAGCTTGAAGAAGAAATTGAATCTTATAGAGTAAGAATAGATTATATGATATCTGATAATACTAAAGACTATTCTAAAGAGATATCAGAGGTACAAGCTAAAATTAATTCTTTATTAGAAGAAAAGAAAAAATTAAAATGA
- a CDS encoding ABC transporter substrate-binding protein — MKKILLLATTLIGLTVMLASCGNKEPYIAVVSKGFQHKFWVTVRNGAEDAAKENGVKISFVGPETESDSKIQQDLLDSEINKNPDAIAFAAVTGDFTEQIKRIKEKNIPLIGFDSGILPDQAQGAVLATASTDNRAAAAVVADKMFEALKTRIATFTSANKAKIAVLQLDNSDTGIGRAEGFVKRFTELADGDATTVGKYTLQVIVPTTQNEADIANEVNALRGKSVLGIYLSNEAMARGFLVVYKSAEAGAANTIVGDAQDGGDLVVMGFDSGKPQLDAIRSGIIQGSVTQDPYSIGYQAVTLAYKASKGEPVANVDTGAKWYDKTNIDDPEIAKLLYE; from the coding sequence ATGAAAAAGATTTTATTACTAGCTACTACTTTAATAGGATTAACAGTTATGTTGGCAAGCTGCGGAAATAAAGAGCCTTATATAGCTGTTGTATCTAAAGGATTCCAGCATAAGTTTTGGGTAACTGTTAGAAACGGTGCCGAAGATGCTGCTAAAGAAAATGGTGTAAAAATTAGTTTTGTTGGACCTGAAACAGAATCTGATTCAAAAATACAGCAAGACTTATTAGATAGTGAAATTAATAAAAACCCAGATGCTATAGCTTTTGCTGCTGTAACAGGTGATTTCACAGAACAAATTAAAAGAATAAAAGAAAAAAATATTCCTTTAATCGGTTTTGACTCTGGTATATTACCTGATCAGGCACAAGGTGCTGTACTTGCAACTGCTTCTACTGATAACAGAGCTGCTGCTGCTGTAGTTGCTGATAAAATGTTTGAAGCTTTAAAAACTAGAATAGCTACTTTCACTTCTGCTAATAAAGCTAAAATTGCTGTACTTCAATTAGACAACTCTGATACTGGTATAGGAAGAGCTGAAGGTTTTGTAAAAAGATTTACTGAATTAGCTGACGGTGATGCTACTACAGTTGGAAAATATACTTTACAAGTTATAGTTCCTACTACTCAAAACGAAGCTGATATAGCTAACGAAGTTAATGCTTTAAGAGGAAAAAGTGTTTTAGGTATATATTTATCTAATGAAGCTATGGCTAGAGGTTTCTTAGTAGTATACAAAAGTGCTGAAGCTGGTGCTGCTAATACTATAGTTGGCGATGCTCAAGACGGCGGTGATTTGGTTGTTATGGGATTTGACTCTGGTAAACCTCAATTAGATGCTATAAGAAGCGGTATAATACAAGGTTCTGTTACTCAAGACCCTTATAGTATTGGTTATCAAGCTGTAACTTTAGCTTATAAAGCTTCTAAAGGCGAACCTGTTGCTAATGTTGATACTGGTGCTAAATGGTATGACAAAACAAATATTGATGACCCAGAAATAGCTAAATTATTATATGAATAA
- a CDS encoding L-fucose isomerase: MFRMQNNLPKVGIRPVIDGRRNGVRESLEDTTMNMAKIAAKLIEENIKHPSGEKVECVIADTTIGGVAEAARCQKKFDENNVKLTLTVTPCWCYGSETIDMTPVIPKAIWGFNGTERPGAVYLAAADAGHTQLGLPVFSIYGKDVQDAGDENVPDDVKEKILRFVRAGLAVATMRDQSYISMGYVAMGIMGSMVDAEFLLDYLGMRTEFVDMSEIKRRLELEIYDKEEFKKAWEWAKQCKFGVDKNKVQATAEEKEKEWATSIKMAMIMRDLMVGNPKLAEMGYIEEAQGHNAIVGGFQGQRHWTDFMPNGDFAEAILNSSFDWNGIREPYVVATENDSLNGLSMLFAHLLTCKSQLFADVRTYWSPEAVKRVTGKELTGKAKNGIIHLINSGAASLDWTGEQKIGGNPALKEYWNITEEEAKKCLDATEFSPASREYFRGGGFSSTFLTKGEMPMTIIRLNLVKGYGPVLQIAEGYAVNIDNSIFDPINKRTDSTWPTTWFAPILTGKDSFKDVYSVMNDWGANHCAAAYGHIGADLITLASMLRIPVSMHNVSEERIFRPKAWKAFGTKDLEGADFRACKHFGPLFGKVTK; encoded by the coding sequence ATGTTTAGAATGCAAAATAATTTGCCTAAAGTAGGTATAAGACCTGTTATAGATGGTAGGAGAAACGGAGTTAGAGAATCTCTCGAAGACACTACTATGAACATGGCTAAAATAGCTGCTAAGCTAATAGAAGAAAATATTAAACACCCTAGCGGAGAAAAAGTTGAATGTGTAATAGCTGATACTACAATCGGCGGTGTTGCTGAAGCTGCTAGATGTCAGAAAAAATTTGATGAAAATAATGTTAAATTAACTCTTACTGTTACACCTTGTTGGTGTTATGGTTCTGAGACTATTGATATGACTCCTGTTATACCTAAAGCAATTTGGGGATTTAATGGTACTGAAAGACCTGGAGCAGTTTACTTGGCTGCTGCTGATGCAGGACACACTCAATTAGGACTTCCTGTATTTTCTATCTATGGTAAAGATGTTCAAGATGCAGGTGATGAAAATGTTCCTGATGATGTTAAAGAAAAAATATTAAGATTTGTAAGAGCTGGACTTGCTGTTGCTACTATGAGAGATCAATCATACATAAGCATGGGATATGTTGCTATGGGTATTATGGGCTCTATGGTTGATGCTGAGTTTTTACTTGACTATTTAGGAATGAGAACTGAATTCGTAGATATGAGTGAAATCAAAAGAAGATTAGAACTAGAAATCTATGATAAAGAAGAGTTCAAAAAAGCATGGGAATGGGCTAAACAATGTAAGTTTGGAGTAGATAAAAATAAAGTACAAGCTACTGCTGAAGAAAAAGAAAAAGAGTGGGCTACTTCTATAAAAATGGCTATGATTATGCGTGACTTAATGGTGGGCAATCCTAAGTTAGCAGAAATGGGATATATAGAAGAAGCACAAGGTCATAATGCTATAGTTGGCGGTTTCCAAGGTCAAAGACATTGGACTGACTTTATGCCTAATGGAGACTTTGCTGAAGCTATTCTTAACTCATCTTTTGACTGGAACGGTATAAGAGAGCCTTATGTTGTTGCTACTGAAAATGACTCTTTGAATGGTCTTTCTATGCTATTTGCTCATTTATTAACTTGCAAATCTCAGCTTTTCGCAGATGTTAGAACTTATTGGAGTCCTGAGGCAGTTAAAAGAGTTACTGGTAAAGAGCTTACTGGTAAAGCTAAAAACGGTATCATTCACTTAATTAACTCTGGTGCTGCTTCTTTAGACTGGACTGGAGAGCAAAAGATTGGCGGAAATCCTGCTTTGAAAGAATATTGGAATATCACTGAAGAAGAGGCTAAAAAATGTCTTGATGCTACAGAGTTCTCTCCTGCAAGCAGAGAATACTTTAGAGGAGGCGGATTCTCATCTACTTTCTTAACTAAAGGTGAAATGCCTATGACTATAATCAGACTTAATTTAGTTAAAGGTTATGGTCCTGTACTTCAAATAGCTGAAGGTTATGCTGTTAATATTGATAATAGTATATTTGACCCTATTAACAAAAGAACTGACTCTACTTGGCCTACTACTTGGTTTGCTCCTATACTTACAGGTAAAGATTCTTTCAAAGATGTTTATTCTGTAATGAATGATTGGGGTGCTAATCACTGTGCTGCTGCTTATGGTCATATTGGTGCTGATTTAATTACATTAGCTTCTATGCTCCGTATACCTGTAAGTATGCATAACGTAAGTGAAGAGAGAATATTTAGACCTAAAGCTTGGAAAGCATTTGGTACAAAAGATTTAGAAGGTGCTGATTTTAGAGCTTGTAAACATTTTGGACCTTTGTTTGGAAAAGTAACTAAATAA
- a CDS encoding RbsD/FucU family protein — MLKGIDPVVSPELLKTLCEMGHGSEILFADGNFPSHDYNVKKIIRLDGIDIPTVLKAIMPLFPLDTFVESPVVLMQPNADFGREPDVWAKYKDIISKHQKVNYEYLERFAYYDRCKNVYAIVATSELEIYANIILKKGVIFPNK; from the coding sequence ATGTTAAAAGGAATAGACCCTGTTGTTTCACCTGAATTATTAAAGACATTATGCGAAATGGGACATGGAAGCGAAATATTATTTGCTGACGGAAATTTTCCTTCTCATGACTATAATGTAAAAAAAATAATAAGACTTGATGGTATAGATATACCTACAGTTTTAAAAGCTATTATGCCTTTATTTCCTTTAGATACTTTTGTAGAAAGCCCTGTTGTATTGATGCAGCCTAATGCTGATTTTGGAAGAGAGCCTGATGTGTGGGCTAAATATAAAGACATAATTTCTAAACATCAAAAAGTAAATTATGAGTATTTGGAAAGATTTGCTTATTATGACAGATGTAAAAATGTTTATGCAATTGTGGCTACAAGCGAACTTGAAATATATGCAAATATTATACTTAAAAAAGGTGTAATTTTTCCAAATAAATAA
- a CDS encoding calcium-translocating P-type ATPase, PMCA-type: MMSSFLGNKEDILKELNVDTKIGLTKEAQKLSLEKYGANSFTKEKSATLIQKILESLKEPMILMLIFAGLIAIGVNTVAYFNGGHADFLECLGIFIAISLSITITIVMEGKSAKAFEALNSINEDIRVKVIRDGNIEIINQKDLLVGDIAFIETGNKLPADGRLIESVSLNIDESALTGESVPVEKDAEAVITDEKTAVADRINMAYSGSFVTTGNGKMVITAVGDSTEFGKIARELSKTQRTSTPLQEKLAELGKKIAIIGITASMIVFIIQLVNHIRLGTANFETISEAFITSIVLIVASVPEGLPTIVAVSLSINIIKMARQNALVKKMVACETIGSVNVICSDKTGTLTENKMTLNQLFVNCAYVEPENIKDKNIINNFAINSTADIDYKEDGQIKFLGNPTECALLVGAKKSGFDYKAIRESAKIIYEYPFSSETKNMTTVAKIDGESVVFTKGSPEKIMAMCDISSEEKKCIEEAIEKFQEEAKRVIAFAHKKVDDNVENIREKLESNMIYDGFVAISDPVRKEVYDAVEQCRSAGINIKMLTGDNIVTARAIARELKILDENSIVLEAKDIDAMDDNTLKQNLSKISVIARSTPTVKMRVVNAIKEMGNVVAVTGDGINDAPAIKNADVGVAMGITGTEVSKEASDIVLLDDSFATIVKAVQWGRGIYDNFQRFIQFQLTVNFASVVVVLLSTLTGFKSPFTAIQLLWINIIMDGPPAIALGLEPIRSNLMKRKPIKRNANIVTLSMLRKIIYSGTVMIILFMLQSKLNILNVSDAEASTVLFVMFVMFQIFNSFNSRELGYDSVFKHFLDNKLVLLSMFGTFVLQILATQFAGAFFNTVPLSLFTWVKIVALSFIVIIASEIFKLCAKLFFGKR, translated from the coding sequence ATGATGAGTAGCTTTTTAGGAAACAAAGAAGATATTCTCAAAGAGCTTAATGTTGACACCAAAATAGGTCTTACAAAAGAAGCTCAAAAATTAAGCTTAGAAAAGTATGGTGCTAATAGTTTCACCAAAGAAAAAAGTGCCACATTGATTCAAAAAATATTAGAATCATTAAAAGAGCCTATGATACTTATGCTTATATTTGCAGGCTTAATAGCAATAGGTGTAAATACTGTAGCATATTTTAATGGCGGGCATGCTGACTTTTTGGAATGTTTGGGAATATTTATCGCTATAAGTTTATCTATTACAATTACAATAGTGATGGAAGGAAAAAGTGCTAAAGCATTTGAGGCATTAAATAGCATAAATGAAGATATTAGAGTAAAAGTTATAAGAGACGGCAATATAGAAATAATAAATCAAAAAGATTTGCTTGTGGGTGATATTGCTTTTATAGAAACAGGAAACAAACTTCCTGCAGACGGAAGACTTATTGAAAGTGTATCGCTTAATATAGATGAATCTGCTTTAACAGGAGAAAGTGTTCCTGTAGAAAAAGATGCTGAAGCTGTAATTACAGATGAAAAAACAGCAGTTGCAGATAGAATAAATATGGCTTATTCTGGTTCTTTTGTTACTACTGGTAATGGTAAAATGGTTATTACTGCCGTAGGGGATTCTACAGAGTTTGGTAAAATAGCAAGAGAGCTTTCAAAAACACAAAGAACTTCAACACCTCTTCAAGAGAAATTAGCAGAATTGGGTAAAAAAATAGCTATAATTGGTATCACTGCTTCTATGATAGTTTTTATAATTCAATTAGTTAATCATATTAGACTTGGAACTGCTAATTTTGAAACTATATCTGAGGCTTTTATTACTAGTATAGTATTGATTGTTGCTTCTGTTCCAGAGGGACTTCCTACAATAGTAGCTGTGTCTTTATCTATTAATATTATAAAAATGGCTAGACAAAATGCATTGGTTAAAAAGATGGTTGCTTGTGAGACTATAGGAAGTGTTAATGTAATTTGTTCTGATAAAACAGGTACTCTCACAGAAAACAAAATGACATTAAATCAATTATTTGTTAATTGTGCTTATGTAGAGCCTGAGAATATAAAAGATAAAAACATAATTAATAACTTTGCTATTAACTCTACTGCTGATATTGATTATAAAGAAGATGGTCAAATTAAGTTTTTGGGCAATCCTACAGAATGTGCTTTACTTGTAGGGGCTAAAAAATCTGGTTTTGATTATAAAGCTATAAGAGAAAGTGCTAAAATAATATACGAATATCCTTTTTCATCAGAGACAAAAAATATGACTACTGTTGCCAAAATAGACGGTGAGAGTGTTGTATTTACAAAGGGAAGCCCTGAAAAGATAATGGCTATGTGTGATATTAGCAGCGAAGAGAAAAAATGTATAGAAGAGGCTATAGAGAAGTTCCAAGAAGAGGCAAAGAGGGTTATAGCATTTGCTCACAAGAAAGTTGATGATAATGTAGAGAACATAAGAGAGAAACTTGAAAGCAATATGATATATGACGGTTTTGTTGCTATATCTGACCCTGTTAGAAAAGAAGTTTATGATGCTGTAGAGCAATGCAGAAGTGCTGGTATCAACATAAAAATGCTTACAGGAGATAATATAGTTACAGCAAGAGCTATTGCAAGAGAATTAAAAATACTTGATGAAAATAGCATAGTTCTTGAGGCAAAAGATATTGATGCTATGGACGATAACACATTAAAGCAGAATTTAAGTAAGATTTCTGTTATAGCAAGAAGTACTCCTACAGTAAAGATGCGTGTTGTTAATGCTATAAAAGAGATGGGTAATGTTGTTGCGGTTACAGGGGACGGTATAAATGATGCTCCTGCTATAAAGAATGCTGATGTTGGTGTTGCTATGGGTATAACAGGTACAGAAGTATCAAAAGAGGCTAGTGATATAGTGCTTCTTGATGACTCTTTTGCTACAATAGTTAAGGCAGTTCAATGGGGACGCGGTATATATGACAATTTCCAAAGATTTATACAGTTTCAGCTTACAGTTAACTTTGCTTCTGTTGTAGTTGTGTTGTTATCTACTTTAACAGGATTTAAATCTCCATTTACAGCTATACAGTTATTATGGATAAATATTATCATGGACGGACCTCCTGCTATTGCTTTAGGACTTGAACCTATTAGAAGCAACTTAATGAAGAGAAAGCCTATTAAAAGAAATGCTAATATAGTTACTTTAAGTATGCTTAGAAAGATTATATATTCCGGTACTGTGATGATTATATTATTTATGCTTCAAAGTAAGCTTAATATATTAAATGTAAGTGATGCTGAAGCTTCTACTGTATTATTTGTTATGTTTGTAATGTTCCAGATATTTAATTCTTTCAATAGCAGAGAATTAGGTTATGATAGTGTATTCAAACATTTCCTTGATAACAAATTAGTACTTTTAAGCATGTTTGGTACTTTTGTATTACAGATATTAGCTACACAATTTGCTGGGGCCTTCTTTAATACTGTACCTTTAAGTTTATTTACTTGGGTTAAAATAGTTGCTTTGTCTTTTATAGTGATTATAGCATCTGAGATTTTTAAACTATGTGCTAAATTGTTTTTTGGAAAAAGATAA